A single window of Anopheles moucheti chromosome 2, idAnoMoucSN_F20_07, whole genome shotgun sequence DNA harbors:
- the LOC128298728 gene encoding transient receptor potential cation channel protein painless-like, with protein sequence MSLKSGDFPKFIKALDNRACVNLRRGTYSVFEEACKTRGRKQFIDACIKRGALLAKQNPETYEYPIHLAALSFDSENLSQLLKDQRIFVDQKFEDRTALYLLFKQINSDNYKEVFECIKLLLKHHANINATDENSVSPIALLVTAGNDDWRKEILDYCLQNYAVNVDFRRKQARKAIEKHFPGTPIPEIDMEKVTVEILRNKLAAGTEEDFLTAYEKYIAQNNGKNDHVLREEDCVELLSVAVYRAKLLAAQKLLEGQIADGKFVGKPALLSGLLAKCCNRGNVPILEWLLKIIPAHEVGLINEDPLLSLLVKQIDVYKDKNKCPFFKSMGILLNDPRIEVDKIDVKRYTAMHYAVKYKIDHAQELLLAKGAYIGGEDLFGDSPISEMDSFLLEKHLDSCVTDNDRKPGDEDYEVRIHFSNFIPPHRMFQTNYPDDEMQPIVTIAQTASKKQLLWHPVVSSILLLKWIQLTRLIYVNLFFSLILTVSLMMYILFCLGREDDSFKLFFYIVSIIGWAYLIARELIQLVVYKLMYFLSIANLLEVVLIIASGAMLFWHLHYPAILVSVILTLGLELTLQIEMIPVDFISTYMAMLKTVSKNFFKCLAVFSIILLAFTFSFYTVYRTPASTGLSETTDNKTIKKPVEDGEQFNQFQELPFAVIKTAVMLTGEFEAANIKYEISCVVYFLFLLFVFLVAIVMSNLMSAVAVGDVTTIQAESETSGIKKMVFVICKYENALKALNSNRFLSKTTSWLIPTKSLQLFHKNEPQKNVILRPNKPRIIKFETSRMEALTSATVENGLRKYELVNSTDSPWRRFTYNLDHKPYTMMLDKIVKSSKQILNSHKTDVGSIAYYISRLEQQLEIMAQGQEELRKEVLSLKLIN encoded by the exons CAAAACCCCGAGACCTACGAATATCCCATTCATCTTGCAGCCCTGTCTTTCGATAGCGAAAATCTGTCGCAGTTGCTTAAAGATCAGCGAATCTTTGTCGATCAGAAGTTTGAGGATCGTACGGCACTGTATTTGCTATTTAAGCAGATCAATAGTGATAACTACAAGGAGGTGTTTGAGTGCATCAAGTTGCTGCTAAAACATCACGCCAATATTAACGCAACAGATGAAAACAGTGTGTCTCCGATAGCGCTGCTAGTGACGGCCGGTAACGACGATTGGCGCAAAGAAATACTGGATTACTGTCTACAAAACTACGCTGTGAACGTAGACTTTCGCCGTAAACAAGCACGAAAAGCGATTGAGAAACATTTTCCGGGGACTCCAATTCCAGaaatcgacatggaaaaagtGACTGTGGAAATTCTCAGGAACAAACTGGCTGCTGGTACGGAAGAAGATTTTCTCACAGCATATGAGAAATACATCGCACAAAACAATGGGAAGAACGATCACGTGCTTCGGGAAGAAGATTGTGTCGAGCTTCTATCTGTCGCAGTGTACCGGGCGAAGCTGTTAGCTGCCCAGAAGCTACTAGAAGGTCAGATAGCAGACGGCAAATTTGTTGGAAAACCTGCGCTACTCTCCGGACTTTTGGCCAAGTGCTGTAATCGTGGAAATGTTCCGATTTTAGAATGGTTGCTCAAAATCATACCGGCTCATGAGGTTGGGTTGATAAACGAAGATCCGCTTCTGTCATTGCTGGTGAAGCAAATCGACGTGTACAAGGACAAGAACAAGTGTCCCTTCTTTAAAAGCATGGGAATTTTATTGAACGATCCGCGCATTGAGGTCGACAAGATAGATGTGAAACGGTACACCGCGATGCACTACGCTGTGAAGTATAAGATCGATCATGCTCAGGAGCTGCTGCTTGCCAAAGGGGCCTACATCGGTGGCGAGGATCTATTCGGAGACTCTCCGATAAGCGAGATGGATTCGTTCCTGTTGGAGAAACATTTGGACTCGTGCGTGACGGACAACGATCGCAAGCCGGGCGACGAGGACTACGAAGTGAGAATTCATTTCTCCAACTTCATACCGCCACACCGGATGTTCCAAACGAACTACCCAGACGATGAGATGCAGCCTATAGTAACGATAGCACAAACAGCTAGTAAAAAGCAACTGCTTTGGCATCCGGTAGTATCGAGCATTTTGTTGCTAAAGTGGATACAGTTAACCCGCTTGATTTatgtaaatttgtttttttcgcttaTATTAACCGTCTCGCTCATGATGTACATTCTATTCTGTCTCGGTCGAGAAGATGACTCTTTCAAGCTATTCTTCTATATTGTTTCGATAATCGGATGGGCATATCTGATAGCGCGCGAGTTGATCCAGCTTGTGGTGTATAAGTTGATGTACTTTCTATCGATAGCAAACTTGTTGGAAGTGGTGCTCATCATTGCGTCCGGTGCCATGTTGTTTTGGCATCTTCATTATCCGGCAATCCTCGTTAGTGTTATCCTTACACTAGGACTAGAACTCACCTTGCAGATTGAAATGATCCCCGTAGACTTCATTTCCACATATATGGCAATGTTAAAAACAGTATCGAAAAACTTTTTCAAGTGCTTGGCAGTCTTCTCGATAATATTGCTAGCATTTACATTCAGCTTCTACACGGTGTACAGAACACCAGCTAGCACTGGACTCAGTGAGACGACAGATAACAAGACAATTAAAAAGCCGGTTGAAGATGGCGAgcaattcaatcaatttcagGAACTGCCGTTTGCAGTCATAAAAACGGCAGTCATGTTAACCG GTGAATTTGAAGCTGCAAACATCAAATATGAAATATCCTGCGTTGTCTACTTCTTGTTCCTGCTGTTTGTGTTCCTCGTGGCGATCGTTATGAGCAACCTAATGAGTGCAGTTGCTGTGGGCGATGTTACG ACCATTCAGGCAGAATCGGAAACCAGCGGTATAAAAAAGATGGTCTTCGTtatctgtaaatatgaaaATGCACTGAAAGCGTTAAATTCAAATCGATTTCT ATCTAAAACAACTTCGTGGTTGATCCCAACGAAAAGTTTGCAGCTCTTTCACAAAAATGAACCACAAAAGAATGTCATCTTGCGACCCAACAAACCGCGCATaattaaatttgaaacaaGTCGGATGGAAGCGCTAACGTCCGCAACTGTCGAAAATGGCTTGAGGAAGTACGAGTTAGTTAATAGCACCGATTCCCCATGGCGTCGCTTTACGTACAACTTAGACCATAAGCCTTACACTATGATGCTTGATAAAATAGTGAAAAGTTCGAAGCAAATTCTTAATTCACATAAAACAGACGTAGGTTCGATCGCGTATTATATATCACGATTGGAGCAGCAATTGGAAATTATGGCACAGGGGCAGGAGGAGTTGAGGAAGGAAGTATTGTCACTGAAACTAATTAACTAA